A single Lactuca sativa cultivar Salinas chromosome 8, Lsat_Salinas_v11, whole genome shotgun sequence DNA region contains:
- the LOC111896130 gene encoding uncharacterized protein LOC111896130, with protein sequence MANEMEELIGFLSAPSPQVQKVAVDIVRDLTGSEDGLQSLASYSKTVLPSLCRLLGEKKEVSEAATQALVNLSQNSDLASKMIEIGIIKDTMDILYKQGCEITGLLVMLLVNLTQLDSGVESLLQLGDDKVQGLNVMKLVRSFCTSSNEKKDDPFGHVGSILVNISKNKDGRSLLLDSKRGLLKQIIRQFDSTSILRKKGVSGTIRNCCFEADNQIQNLLLISEFLWPALLLPVAGNKVYNEQDTSKMPLELGSALSIEREPVTDTEIRVQALEAIYLIILQGAGRRAFWSVNGPRILQLGYEEEEDPKVMRAYEQIGSLLVEGNDTEEGSMQTSA encoded by the exons atggCGAATGAAATGGAAGAACTAATTGGATTCCTCTCGGCTCCTTCTCCACAA GTGCAGAAGGTAGCTGTTGATATCGTTCGTGATTTAACTGGATCAGAAGATGGACTACAATCCCTCGCCAGTTATTCCAAAACCGTGCTTCCATCCTTGTGTCGACTATTAGGTGAAAAAAAG GAGGTTTCTGAAGCAGCAACACAAGCTCTcgtgaatctctcccaaaattCTGATTTGGCATCAAAGATGATTGAAATTGGTATAATTAAAGACACCATGGATATTCTATACAAACAAGGTTGTGAAATCACTGGATTACTAGTCATGCTTCTTGTTAATCTTACACAGCTTGATTCTGGTGTTGAATCATTGCTTCAG TTGGGAGATGATAAGGTGCAGGGGTTGAATGTCATGAAACTTGTGAGATCATTTTGCACATCATCCAATGAGAAAAAAG ATGATCCATTTGGGCATGTTGGATCAATACTTGTAAACATTTCAAAAAACAAAGATGGAAGATCACTTCTTTTAGACTCCAAACGTGGGCTTTTGAAACAAATTATCAGACAATTTGATTCCACAAGCATATTGAGAAAGAAAGGG GTATCTGGCACTATTCGGAACTGCTGTTTTGAAGCTGACAATCAAATACAAAATTTGCTTTTGATATCAGAGTTTCTTTGGCCAGCTTTACTTCTACCAGTTGCTGGAAACAAG GTGTATAATGAACAAGATACTTCAAAGATGCCACTTGAATTAGGAAGTGCACTTTCAATTGAGAGGGAACCTGTAACTGATACTGAAATACGTGTCCAAGCATTGGAGGCTATTTACTTGATTATATTACAG GGGGCAGGTAGAAGGGCATTTTGGTCAGTAAATGGACCACGGATACTTCAATTAGGGTATGAGGAGGAAGAGGATCCGAAAGTAATGCGTGCATATGAGCAAATTGGCTCTttg CTAGTTGAAGGTAATGATACGGAGGAAGGATCCATGCAGACATCTGCATAG
- the LOC111896100 gene encoding probable hexosyltransferase MUCI70 isoform X1 codes for MLPERRGVPVGSDLIKAADHNSDYGLRAARRSRRAGRMRLLFWLFSLAALFSICFAIFGFKMFFHGVEDHQSLPSLRDIKDVSIEPYTLEKPKKKPHRARFNPCEVELIDSVDLLNEPKSFWKFVNFSLQYIQTDHTPSHENPITPRFGGHQTLEEREQSFHVTNQTIHCGFIKGPEGFPNTGFDLVNEDKMYMNSCTVVVSSCIFGSSDFLRRPTSKLISEYSKKNVCFVMFVDKETLVKLSKEGSIPDEKGFIGLWRIIVVNNLPYNDMRKTGKVPKFLSHRLFPSARYSIWLDSKMRLHTDPIQIIEYFLWRKKSEFAISNHYTRHCVWDEVQQNKRLNKYNHTAIDEQFLFYQSDGLHKFNHSDPNKPLPSYVPEGSFIVRAHTPMSNLFSCLWFNEVDRFTSRDQLSFGYTFLKLKRMNPDKPLVLHMFKDCERRAITKLFHHRNP; via the exons ATGTTACCGGAGAGGAGGGGAGTTCCTGTTGGTTCAGATCTGATTAAAGCTGCTGATCATAATAGTGACTATGGATTACGAGCTGCTCGTCGTAGTCGGAGGGCTGGACGGATGAGATTGTTGTTCTGGTTATTCTCACTTGCTGCTCTCTTCTCCATCTGTTTTGCTATTTTCGGATTTAAGATGTTCTTCCATG GTGTAGAAGACCATCAAAGCCTTCCATCATTGAGAGACATAAAAGATGTATCCATAGAACCATATACCCTCGAGAAGCCAAAAAAGAAGCCTCATAGAGCAC GTTTTAACCCTTGTGAAGTTGAGTTAATCGACTCAGTAGATCTACTCAACGAGCCCAAATCCTTTTGGAAATTTGTAAACTTTTCATTACAATACATTCAAACAGATCACACACCTTCACATGAAAACCCAATTACTCCCAGATTTGGAGGTCATCAAACACTTGAAGAAAGAGAACAATCCTTCCATGTCACCAATCAAACAATCCACTGTGGATTCATAAAAGGACCCGAAGGGTTTCCAAACACCGGGTTTGACTTGGTCAACGAGGACAAAATGTACATGAATTCTTGTACTGTTGTTGTATCATCTTGTATTTTTGGAAGCTCAGACTTTTTGCGAAGGCCAACTAGCAAATTG ATTAGTGAGTATTCAAAGAAGAATGTTTGTTTTGTTATGTTTGTTGATAAAGAAACACTTGTGAAACTATCAAAAGAAGGAAGTATTCCTGATGAAAAAGGGTTTATTGGATTATGGAGAATAATTGTTGTAAACAACTTGCCATATAATGACATGCGAAAAACAGGAAAAGTCCCTAAATTTTTATCACATCGCCTCTTCCCATCCGCTAG gtATTCAATTTGGCTTGATAGCAAGATGAGGCTTCACACTGACCCAATCCAAATCATCGAATATTTTCTATGGAGAAAAAAATCGGAATTTGCAATTTCAAATCATTACACGCGACACTGTGTATGGGATGAAGTACAACAAAATAAACGTTTAAATAAATACAACCACACAGCAATCGAtgaacaatttttattttatcaatCAGATGGACTCCATAAATTTAACCATTCAGACCCTAATAAACCCCTACCAAGTT ATGTACCTGAAGGTTCATTCATTGTGAGAGCACATACACCGATGTCTAATTTATTTTCGTGCCTTTGGTTTAATGAAGTTGATCGGTTTACTTCACGTGATCAATTGAGCTTTGGGTATACTTTTTTGAAGTTGAAGAGAATGAACCCTGATAAGCCATTGGTGCTACACATGTTTAAG GATTGTGAGAGGAGAGCAATTACGAAGCTATTTCATCATAGGAATCCATGA
- the LOC111896100 gene encoding probable hexosyltransferase MUCI70 isoform X2, which produces MLPERRGVPVGSDLIKAADHNSDYGLRAARRSRRAGRMRLLFWLFSLAALFSICFAIFGFKMFFHGVEDHQSLPSLRDIKDVSIEPYTLEKPKKKPHRARFNPCEVELIDSVDLLNEPKSFWKFVNFSLQYIQTDHTPSHENPITPRFGGHQTLEEREQSFHVTNQTIHCGFIKGPEGFPNTGFDLVNEDKMYMNSCTVVVSSCIFGSSDFLRRPTSKLISEYSKKNVCFVMFVDKETLVKLSKEGSIPDEKGFIGLWRIIVVNNLPYNDMRKTGKVPKFLSHRLFPSARYSIWLDSKMRLHTDPIQIIEYFLWRKKSEFAISNHYTRHCVWDEVQQNKRLNKYNHTAIDEQFLFYQSDGLHKFNHSDPNKPLPSCAYH; this is translated from the exons ATGTTACCGGAGAGGAGGGGAGTTCCTGTTGGTTCAGATCTGATTAAAGCTGCTGATCATAATAGTGACTATGGATTACGAGCTGCTCGTCGTAGTCGGAGGGCTGGACGGATGAGATTGTTGTTCTGGTTATTCTCACTTGCTGCTCTCTTCTCCATCTGTTTTGCTATTTTCGGATTTAAGATGTTCTTCCATG GTGTAGAAGACCATCAAAGCCTTCCATCATTGAGAGACATAAAAGATGTATCCATAGAACCATATACCCTCGAGAAGCCAAAAAAGAAGCCTCATAGAGCAC GTTTTAACCCTTGTGAAGTTGAGTTAATCGACTCAGTAGATCTACTCAACGAGCCCAAATCCTTTTGGAAATTTGTAAACTTTTCATTACAATACATTCAAACAGATCACACACCTTCACATGAAAACCCAATTACTCCCAGATTTGGAGGTCATCAAACACTTGAAGAAAGAGAACAATCCTTCCATGTCACCAATCAAACAATCCACTGTGGATTCATAAAAGGACCCGAAGGGTTTCCAAACACCGGGTTTGACTTGGTCAACGAGGACAAAATGTACATGAATTCTTGTACTGTTGTTGTATCATCTTGTATTTTTGGAAGCTCAGACTTTTTGCGAAGGCCAACTAGCAAATTG ATTAGTGAGTATTCAAAGAAGAATGTTTGTTTTGTTATGTTTGTTGATAAAGAAACACTTGTGAAACTATCAAAAGAAGGAAGTATTCCTGATGAAAAAGGGTTTATTGGATTATGGAGAATAATTGTTGTAAACAACTTGCCATATAATGACATGCGAAAAACAGGAAAAGTCCCTAAATTTTTATCACATCGCCTCTTCCCATCCGCTAG gtATTCAATTTGGCTTGATAGCAAGATGAGGCTTCACACTGACCCAATCCAAATCATCGAATATTTTCTATGGAGAAAAAAATCGGAATTTGCAATTTCAAATCATTACACGCGACACTGTGTATGGGATGAAGTACAACAAAATAAACGTTTAAATAAATACAACCACACAGCAATCGAtgaacaatttttattttatcaatCAGATGGACTCCATAAATTTAACCATTCAGACCCTAATAAACCCCTACCAAGTTGTGCGTATCACTG A